One Aegilops tauschii subsp. strangulata cultivar AL8/78 chromosome 7, Aet v6.0, whole genome shotgun sequence genomic window carries:
- the LOC109773259 gene encoding polygalacturonase inhibitor 2-like: MSTPPSAHAFPVLLLLARAVMASAENNKDCHPSDKAALLAIKSAFGNQSHFASWTPSTPCCEWHDDTCNDAGRVISLIFFVDVNLTGTIPDAISGLTELLVLNLYYLPAISGPIPKGIAKLSKLTSLTIALTAVSGPIPSFLGELTRLKELTLFSNSLSGTIPASLGGLRYLDSIELRNNSLTGTIPPLFSKSTLLPVLLLSNNHLSGSIPAEFAAVGFLQVDLSHNALTGDASVFFGRTKELQSIDLSHNALSFDLSSVEFPEEMQAMDASHNAIRGGIPAQVANVTNLRQFNVSYNKLCGQVPAALARLDAYSFRGNKCLCGAPLPDPCKK; encoded by the coding sequence ATGAGCACTCCACCCTCGGCACATGCcttccccgtcctcctcctcctcgcccgaGCGGTCATGGCCTCCGCCGAGAATAACAAAGACTGCCACCCTAGCGACAAGGCCGCGCTTCTGGCCATCAAGTCCGCCTTCGGCAATCAGAGCCACTTCGCCTCATGGACTCCTTCCACCCCGTGCTGCGAATGGCACGACGACACTTGCAACGACGCCGGTCGCGTcatctccctcatcttcttcgtGGATGTCAACCTCACGGGCACCATCCCGGACGCCATTTCCGGCCTCACCGAGCTTCTCGTCCTCAACCTCTATTACCTCCCGGCCATCTCCGGCCCTATCCCCAAGGGAATCGCCAAGCTATCCAAGCTCACCTCGCTCACCATCGCTCTTACCGCCGTTTCGGGCCCCATTCCGTCCTTCCTGGGCGAACTGACCAGGCTCAAAGAACTCACCCTCTTCTCCAACTCCCTCTCCGGCACCATCCCGGCCTCGCTCGGGGGCCTCCGTTACTTAGATTCCATCGAGCTCAGAAACAACAGTCTCACAGGCACCATCCCGCCGCTCTTCTCCAAATCCACTCTTCTCCCAGTCCTTTTGCTCTCCAACAACCACCTCTCCGGCTCCATCCCGGCAGAGTTCGCTGCAGTCGGCTTCCTGCAAGTCGACCTCTCCCACAACGCTCTCACGGGCGACGCGTCCGTGTTCTTCGGAAGGACAAAGGAACTGCAAAGCATTGACCTGTCCCACAACGCCCTCAGCTTCGACCTCTCCAGCGTGGAGTTCCCGGAGGAGATGCAAGCCATGGATGCGAGCCACAACGCCATCCGCGGCGGCATCCCAGCGCAGGTGGCGAATGTGACGAACCTGCGGCAGTTCAACGTGAGCTACAACAAGCTGTGCGGCCAGGTTCCGGCCGCCTTGGCAAGGTTGGATGCCTACAGCTTCCGGGGCAACAAGTGCCTGTGCGGTGCGCCCCTCCCAGATCCATGCAAGAAATAA